In Pectinophora gossypiella unplaced genomic scaffold, ilPecGoss1.1 Pgos_35, whole genome shotgun sequence, a single genomic region encodes these proteins:
- the LOC126381088 gene encoding uncharacterized protein LOC126381088, with product MNKLKFAPHKTSAMLVTRKLRHDTPHLTMGGIDIGMSKQMKLLGLTIDENLTFNTHVANVCSKAVGIYKQLSRAARVSWGLHPEVIRSIYTAVVEPIVLYAASAWAPASNKLGVRSKLNSVQRSFAQKMCRAYRTVSLNSALVLAGILPLDLRIQEAASLYEARRGVCHPALAGGEIERVASALQMPHPAERGAIELRHLVDEEQYRANCDFDVRIFTDGSKIEGKVGAALSIWTGATETKTRKLALPSYCTVYQAELLALCEATREALKRRETSCAIYSDSMAALLTVVNPEALHPLAVESRDAIYRSSIQNKSVSLFWIKAHAGLEGNERADSLAKEAALKSKRKPDYDMYPVSFVKRFIRMDTLDEWNRRYSTGHTASTTKLFFPSAVEAYRTVRKLSITKELTQALTGHGGFSEYLTRFKCKDNPACACDPSVAENVSHLLLDCPIHGQDRFYVEQHTGLKMEAGNLEILISSKKYRDIFANYVIKIVRHVNNRNS from the coding sequence ATGAATAAGCTCAAGTTCGCACCGCACAAGACCAGCGCAATGCTGGTAACGCGGAAGCTTAGGCATGACACTCCGCACCTGACCATGGGAGGGATCGACATTGGAATGTCCAAACAGATGAAATTATTAGGCCTTACCATCGATGAAAATTTAACCTTCAACACACACGTTGCCAACGTCTGTTCTAAAGCTGTAGGAATTTACAAGCAGTTGTCTAGGGCCGCAAGGGTGAGTTGGGGTCTCCATCCGGAAGTGATACGCAGCATATACACCGCGGTGGTAGAGCCTATCGTCTTGTACGCCGCAAGCGCATGGGCGCCGGCGTCCAACAAACTGGGAGTGAGGTCTAAGCTGAACAGCGTTCAGCGAAGCTTCGCCCAGAAGATGTGTCGAGCATATCGCACGGTATCCCTGAACTCGGCACTGGTGCTGGCTGGGATACTCCCCTTGGACTTGCGTATACAGGAGGCTGCCTCGCTCTATGAGGCCCGGAGGGGAGtatgccatccagcgctggcggGTGGGGAGATCGAGCGTGTTGCATCGGCACTCCAGATGCCGCACCCAGCAGAACGGGGAGCGATAGAGCTTCGTCACCTGGTAGACGAGGAACAATACCGGGCCAACTGCGACTTTGATGTCCGCATTTTCACGGATGGCAGCAAGATAGAGGGAAAGGTCGGAGCCGCACTATCCATCTGGACTGGTGCGACGGAGACGAAAACCCGAAAGCTTGCTTTGCCATCCTATTGCACCGTCTACCAGGCCGAGCTTCTCGCTCTCTGCGAAGCCACTCGGGAGGCCCTGAAACGTAGAGAGACCAGCTGTGCCATATACAGCGACTCTATGGCAGCCCTCCTCACAGTCGTGAACCCCGAAGCCCTCCATCCTCTTGCCGTGGAATCGAGAGACGCCATTTACCGCAGTAGCATCCAGAACAAGAGCGTCTCCTTGTTCTGGATTAAAGCTCACGCGGGGTTGGAGGGTAACGAGAGAGCCGACTCGCTTGCAAAGGAGGCTGCCCTAAAGTCGAAACGCAAGCCGGACTACGATATGTACCCGGTATCATTCGTCAAACGCTTTATCCGCATGGATACGCTTGACGAATGGAACCGGAGATACAGCACGGGGCACACAGCGTCCACCACCAAGCTGTTTTTCCCGAGTGCGGTTGAGGCGTACAGGACGGTACGCAAGCTGAGTATCACCAAGGAGTTGACCCAGGCTCTAACGGGGCACGGTGGGTTCTCCGAGTATTTGACTCGCTTCAAATGCAAGGACAACCCAGCGTGCGCCTGCGACCCTAGTGTAGCTGAAAATGTTTCCCACCTACTGCTAGACTGTCCTATTCACGGCCAAGACCGTTTTTATGTGGAACAGCATACCGGTCTAAAAATGGAAGCCGGAAATCTGGAAATTTTGATAAGTAGCAAGAAATACCGGGACATATTTGCAAATTATGTTATCAAAATTGTTAGACATGTCAATAATAGGAATAGCTAA